From Caulobacter segnis, a single genomic window includes:
- a CDS encoding Hcp family type VI secretion system effector yields MAVDMFLKLEGISGESKDSTHKGEVDVLAWSWGMTNSGTAHVGGGAGAGKVNVQDLSFTKYVDLASAPLMLAAANGKHISKATLVVRKAGESPLEYITITMSDVLVTSVSTGGSGGEDRLTENVSLNFAKVEVSYKEQSQAGKAAGTGDFKWDIAGNVKF; encoded by the coding sequence GAAACTTGAAGGCATTAGTGGCGAGTCCAAGGACAGCACCCACAAGGGAGAGGTCGACGTCCTGGCCTGGAGCTGGGGCATGACGAATTCGGGCACCGCGCACGTCGGCGGCGGCGCGGGCGCCGGCAAGGTCAATGTCCAAGACCTCTCGTTCACGAAGTACGTCGATCTGGCCTCGGCTCCGCTGATGCTGGCCGCCGCCAACGGCAAGCACATCAGCAAGGCCACCCTGGTTGTGCGCAAGGCCGGCGAAAGCCCGCTGGAATACATCACCATCACCATGAGCGACGTGCTGGTGACGTCGGTCTCGACGGGCGGCAGCGGCGGCGAGGATCGTCTCACCGAGAACGTCTCGCTGAACTTCGCCAAGGTCGAGGTCTCCTACAAGGAACAGTCGCAAGCCGGCAAGGCTGCCGGCACCGGCGACTTCAAGTGGGATATCGCGGGTAACGTGAAGTTCTAA
- the tssH gene encoding type VI secretion system ATPase TssH: MTEINRAALFGRLSPTGLKSIETATGFCKLRGNPYVELAHWIHVLLQDPRNDVGAIRTRFGLDEVKLVSDVVAALDALPRGATAISDFSPQIEEAIEKGWLYASLMFQAGKVRTGHLLFGMLKTPTLRNALFSISPEFRKIAADALADGFDQVVAGSAEIGGAPIAEAAADGAGGPAEPFVAGGETLAKYSVDLTAKARSGEIDAIVGRDAEIRQVIDILLRRRQNNPILTGEAGVGKTAVVEGLARRIVDGDVPPALRDVSLRALDIGLLQAGAGVKGEFEKRLRQVIDEVESSPRPIILFIDEAHTLIGAGGQAGSGDAANLLKPALARGRLRTIAATTWSEYRQYIEKDPALTRRFQTVNVGEPETDVAVSMLRSVAPAMEKHHQVVILDEAVEAAVKLSQRYVPARQLPDKAVSLLDTAGARVAVSQHATPAAVENRRRRVELLNVELEIATREAEGHYANDTRVARLREEIAAAQAEQDLIETQWAAEKDAIATLKDARKALAQAKAAGAPDLTDRKADLDAALRAVTAVQGDSPMVFAEVDADAVAAVVGDWTGIPVGRMVKDEIASVLTLAEQLKRRVVGQDHAMDAIAKRIQTSRAKLDNPNKPVGVFMLAGPSGVGKTETAHALSELLYSGDDSLIVINMSEFQEAHTVSTLKGAPAGYVGYGQGGVLTEAVRRRPYSVVLLDEVEKAHPDVHEMFFQVFDKGYMDDSEGRHIDFKNTLILLTSNVGSDLIASLSEDEEMKPEAEPLAQALRPELLKVFPPALLGRLSVLPYYPLSPAMLEGIVRLQLDRIKKRIAENHGIAFTYDQAVATLIVSRCTEVASGGRMIDAILTNTMLPELSVVLLERQMAGEEIAKITVSVENSTFTYAFEQVEASPQSDAAVIQEAVA; the protein is encoded by the coding sequence ATGACCGAGATCAACCGCGCCGCGTTGTTTGGTCGCCTCAGCCCCACGGGCCTCAAGAGCATCGAGACGGCCACGGGCTTCTGCAAGCTGCGGGGCAATCCCTATGTCGAACTGGCGCACTGGATCCACGTCCTGCTGCAGGATCCGCGCAACGACGTGGGCGCCATTCGTACGCGCTTTGGCCTGGACGAGGTCAAGCTGGTCAGCGACGTGGTCGCCGCCCTCGATGCGCTGCCCCGCGGGGCCACGGCGATCTCCGACTTCTCGCCGCAGATCGAAGAGGCCATCGAGAAGGGCTGGCTCTACGCCTCGCTGATGTTCCAGGCGGGCAAGGTCCGCACCGGCCACCTGCTGTTTGGCATGCTGAAGACCCCCACCCTGCGCAACGCCCTGTTTTCGATCTCGCCGGAGTTTCGCAAGATCGCCGCGGACGCCCTGGCCGACGGCTTCGATCAGGTCGTGGCCGGTTCGGCCGAGATCGGCGGCGCGCCGATCGCCGAAGCCGCAGCCGATGGCGCTGGCGGCCCGGCCGAGCCCTTCGTCGCGGGCGGCGAGACTCTGGCCAAGTACTCGGTCGACCTGACCGCCAAGGCTCGTTCGGGCGAGATCGACGCCATCGTCGGGCGCGACGCCGAGATCCGCCAGGTGATCGACATCTTGCTGCGCCGCCGCCAGAACAATCCGATCCTTACGGGCGAGGCCGGGGTCGGCAAGACGGCCGTGGTCGAGGGCCTGGCCCGCCGCATCGTCGACGGCGACGTGCCGCCGGCCCTGCGGGACGTCTCTTTGCGGGCGCTGGACATTGGCTTGCTGCAGGCCGGCGCGGGCGTGAAAGGCGAGTTCGAAAAACGACTGCGTCAGGTAATCGACGAGGTGGAATCCTCGCCCCGGCCGATCATCCTGTTCATCGACGAGGCTCACACCCTGATCGGGGCCGGCGGCCAGGCGGGGTCAGGCGACGCGGCCAACCTGCTCAAGCCCGCCCTGGCGCGCGGGCGCCTGCGGACGATCGCGGCCACCACCTGGTCCGAATACCGGCAGTACATCGAGAAGGACCCGGCGCTGACCCGCCGCTTCCAGACCGTCAACGTCGGCGAACCCGAGACCGATGTCGCCGTCTCGATGCTGCGCTCGGTCGCGCCGGCCATGGAAAAGCACCATCAGGTCGTGATCCTGGATGAGGCCGTCGAGGCGGCCGTAAAGCTGTCCCAACGCTATGTCCCGGCCCGCCAGCTGCCCGACAAGGCCGTGAGCCTGCTCGACACCGCTGGGGCCCGCGTCGCCGTCTCCCAGCACGCCACGCCCGCCGCGGTCGAGAACCGCCGCCGGCGCGTCGAGCTGCTGAATGTCGAGTTGGAGATCGCCACCCGCGAAGCCGAAGGCCACTACGCCAACGACACCCGCGTCGCCCGACTGCGCGAAGAGATCGCCGCCGCCCAGGCCGAGCAGGACCTGATCGAGACTCAGTGGGCCGCCGAGAAGGACGCGATCGCGACGCTGAAGGACGCCCGCAAGGCGCTGGCGCAGGCCAAGGCCGCCGGCGCGCCCGATCTCACCGACCGCAAGGCGGATCTTGACGCGGCCCTGCGCGCGGTCACCGCGGTGCAGGGCGACAGCCCGATGGTCTTCGCCGAGGTCGACGCCGACGCCGTCGCCGCCGTGGTCGGCGACTGGACCGGCATCCCGGTGGGCCGGATGGTCAAGGACGAGATCGCCTCGGTGCTGACCCTGGCCGAACAGCTCAAGCGCCGGGTGGTTGGCCAGGACCACGCGATGGACGCCATCGCCAAGCGCATCCAGACCAGCCGCGCCAAGCTGGACAACCCCAACAAGCCGGTCGGGGTCTTCATGCTGGCCGGCCCCTCGGGCGTGGGCAAGACCGAGACGGCGCACGCGCTCTCGGAGCTTCTCTATTCGGGCGACGACAGCCTGATCGTCATCAATATGAGCGAGTTCCAGGAGGCCCATACGGTTTCGACGCTGAAAGGCGCCCCGGCCGGCTATGTCGGTTACGGCCAGGGCGGGGTGTTGACCGAGGCGGTGCGCCGCCGGCCCTACTCCGTGGTGCTGCTGGACGAGGTCGAGAAGGCCCACCCGGACGTCCACGAGATGTTCTTCCAGGTGTTCGACAAGGGCTACATGGACGACTCCGAGGGCCGTCACATCGACTTCAAGAACACCCTGATCCTGTTGACGTCCAATGTGGGCTCCGACCTGATCGCCTCGCTGTCCGAAGACGAGGAGATGAAACCCGAGGCCGAGCCCCTGGCCCAGGCCCTGCGGCCCGAGCTGCTGAAGGTCTTCCCGCCGGCCCTGCTTGGGCGCTTGAGCGTGCTGCCCTACTACCCACTGTCGCCGGCCATGCTTGAAGGCATCGTCCGCCTGCAGCTGGACCGCATCAAGAAGCGGATCGCCGAAAACCACGGCATCGCCTTCACCTACGATCAGGCGGTCGCGACGCTGATCGTGTCGCGCTGCACGGAGGTGGCGTCGGGCGGCCGGATGATCGACGCCATCCTGACCAACACCATGCTGCCCGAATTGTCGGTCGTCCTGCTGGAGCGACAGATGGCCGGCGAAGAAATAGCGAAGATTACCGTCTCGGTTGAGAACTCAACCTTCACCTACGCGTTCGAACAGGTGGAAGCGTCACCGCAGAGCGACGCCGCTGTGATCCAGGAAGCCGTGGCCTGA
- the tssG gene encoding type VI secretion system baseplate subunit TssG yields the protein MAPENGRTSQHLDFLRRAAGQARRFGLFGLLRAAESRAIDLPRIGDARLPSQNLVDLAQTPALGFPGSTLDSITLKGGRARVQGYWLGLTGPMGPLPLHMTEFAHYERRYAKTHPFGRFLDVLAGRMLQFFYRAWAESNPAANADRPRDDRFAGYLAALTGATDGVRENAAFPARARLYYAGLYASRRSAAGIEDAVADLVGAPVRLIEYQPRWRDIEPADQTRLGGAFSQLGGDAVCGRRVSTISDAYRIAVHVDTYRDYEDLMPGGSRFAVVAEALDSFAPSHLEWDLEVEVSEAAMRPTALDGRARLGWTSWMNPPLGCGPRAETRLGPSARRIARNVAKSTAVTRGVA from the coding sequence ATGGCCCCCGAGAATGGGCGAACGTCGCAACATCTAGACTTTCTCCGCCGAGCGGCGGGGCAAGCGCGGCGGTTCGGGCTGTTCGGGCTCCTGCGCGCGGCGGAGTCGCGCGCCATCGACCTGCCTCGGATCGGCGACGCCCGCCTTCCCTCTCAGAACCTGGTGGATCTCGCCCAAACCCCGGCGCTCGGTTTCCCCGGATCGACCCTGGACAGCATCACCCTCAAGGGCGGACGCGCTCGCGTTCAAGGCTACTGGCTCGGCCTGACCGGACCGATGGGGCCGCTGCCCCTGCACATGACCGAGTTCGCGCACTACGAGCGCCGCTACGCCAAGACCCACCCGTTCGGCCGGTTCCTGGACGTGCTGGCCGGGCGCATGCTGCAGTTCTTCTATCGCGCCTGGGCCGAGTCCAACCCCGCCGCCAATGCCGACCGTCCGCGCGACGATCGCTTCGCGGGCTATCTGGCGGCCCTGACCGGCGCGACCGACGGCGTGCGCGAGAACGCCGCGTTCCCGGCCCGCGCGCGCCTATACTATGCCGGCCTCTATGCCTCGCGACGCAGCGCCGCGGGGATCGAGGACGCGGTCGCCGACCTCGTCGGCGCGCCGGTGCGCCTGATCGAATATCAGCCCCGGTGGCGCGACATCGAGCCGGCCGATCAGACCCGCCTTGGCGGCGCCTTCAGCCAGCTGGGCGGCGACGCGGTCTGCGGCCGCCGCGTCAGCACCATCAGCGACGCCTACCGCATCGCCGTCCACGTCGACACCTATCGTGACTACGAGGACCTGATGCCCGGAGGCTCGCGCTTCGCCGTCGTGGCCGAGGCGTTGGATTCCTTCGCCCCCTCGCACCTGGAGTGGGACCTTGAGGTCGAGGTCAGCGAGGCGGCGATGCGCCCGACCGCCTTGGACGGCCGCGCGCGTCTCGGCTGGACCAGCTGGATGAACCCGCCGCTTGGCTGCGGCCCGCGCGCCGAGACGCGCTTGGGTCCCAGCGCCCGCCGCATCGCCCGAAACGTCGCCAAGAGTACGGCAGTCACAAGAGGTGTCGCATGA
- a CDS encoding type VI secretion system accessory protein TagJ yields the protein MKSMTMNADDLLRAGDLDGARSALVERVKRAPDDQPARMFLFQLFCILGEWDKALAQLKALTQLSPEAQMLAVAYNTAIKAEREREEAFAGRAPPALLVGGQPWTSDLATALGAAIQGRHDEAQAARDRAFDAAPDTPGQFNDQSFDWIADSDPRFGPSFEAFVHGRWGLIPFEAISKITSEGPQDLRDLVWLPVEIEFKTGQSVGALLPARYPGTTGEADAQLLLSRASDWRDAPLGDQAVGQKLWSLGGGDEVGVLTLRRLVLA from the coding sequence ATGAAATCAATGACGATGAACGCCGACGACCTGCTGCGCGCCGGTGATTTGGACGGCGCGCGCTCGGCCCTTGTCGAAAGGGTCAAGCGCGCGCCGGACGATCAGCCGGCCCGCATGTTTCTATTCCAGCTCTTCTGCATCCTCGGTGAATGGGACAAGGCCCTGGCCCAGCTGAAGGCCCTGACCCAGTTGTCGCCCGAAGCCCAGATGCTGGCGGTCGCCTACAACACCGCGATCAAGGCCGAGCGCGAGCGCGAGGAGGCCTTCGCCGGCCGCGCCCCGCCAGCCCTGCTCGTCGGCGGCCAACCCTGGACAAGCGATCTGGCCACGGCGCTGGGCGCCGCGATCCAGGGCCGCCACGACGAGGCTCAGGCCGCGCGTGATCGCGCCTTCGACGCCGCGCCCGACACGCCCGGACAGTTCAACGACCAGTCCTTCGACTGGATCGCCGACTCCGATCCGCGCTTTGGCCCGTCGTTCGAGGCCTTCGTCCACGGCCGCTGGGGGTTGATCCCCTTCGAGGCCATTTCCAAGATCACAAGCGAGGGTCCGCAGGATCTGCGTGACCTCGTGTGGCTGCCCGTCGAGATTGAATTCAAGACCGGCCAGTCCGTCGGCGCCCTGCTGCCGGCCCGCTATCCCGGCACGACCGGCGAAGCCGACGCGCAGTTGCTGCTGTCTCGCGCCAGCGACTGGCGCGACGCTCCTCTGGGCGATCAGGCCGTCGGCCAGAAGCTCTGGTCGCTCGGCGGCGGTGACGAGGTCGGCGTCCTGACCCTCCGCCGCCTGGTCCTGGCGTGA
- the tssF gene encoding type VI secretion system baseplate subunit TssF — MDPRLLRAYNEELLYLRETAKEFGEEYESVAGRLGLNAPADTDPYVERLLEGVAFLGARVKLKLQDQFPDFTQHLLNAIQPHYLAPTPSMCVVALEPREGDHAIAAGFKVPRLTELSATGRDDAATPVTFRTGQDVTLWPLRITEAEYLPTRAAVSAYAGAAGVRAEAGLRLKFAGLGGIPLSAFAPDTLPIYLDGSELVPGELYRQLIGDAVAIVARSVDSAAGAAAWVKLPVAEQHGFEEDCALLPNGRRSFRGYRILSEYFACPERFLFVRLRELGKAFAGCPGECEVVLLFNRAAGALAGAVSPANFRLFATPAINLFEKQIDRVAINEFDHEHQLIADRTRPLDFEVYRVLDVTAYSQKNGDARPVAPLHAFGSLLYDWSEALFYVTRLRHRRLSTKEQRLRRRADYLGTETWISLVAPGEAKRLEGVYELGVRALVTNRELAENLRVGGTTDFRTSGIPVKAATIVRAPTKPRPPMGISDGAWRVIGHLTPNYAAFALDNDDDPSVLRDHLALYGRTDDPHLRRQIDGVLAVRSEPVTRRVPGAGRSAFARGQRLRVKLDDAPFENGRMFLFSAVLERFLGEFATVNAFTESVFDSPQEGTFAQWPPRMGERRNI, encoded by the coding sequence ATGGATCCCCGGCTGCTCAGGGCCTACAACGAAGAGCTGCTCTACCTGCGTGAGACGGCCAAGGAATTTGGCGAGGAATACGAGTCGGTCGCCGGGCGCCTGGGTCTCAACGCCCCCGCCGACACCGACCCGTATGTCGAGCGCCTGCTGGAAGGCGTGGCCTTCCTCGGCGCCCGGGTGAAGCTGAAGCTGCAGGACCAGTTCCCGGACTTCACCCAGCACCTGCTCAACGCCATCCAGCCGCACTACCTGGCCCCGACGCCATCGATGTGCGTTGTCGCGCTGGAGCCGCGCGAGGGCGATCACGCGATCGCCGCGGGGTTCAAGGTGCCGCGTCTGACCGAGCTGTCGGCCACGGGCCGGGACGATGCGGCCACGCCCGTGACCTTCCGCACGGGCCAGGACGTCACCCTGTGGCCCTTGCGGATCACCGAGGCCGAATATCTGCCGACCCGCGCGGCCGTGTCCGCCTATGCCGGGGCGGCCGGCGTGCGGGCCGAGGCGGGCCTGCGCCTGAAATTCGCCGGCTTGGGTGGCATACCGCTGTCGGCTTTCGCGCCTGACACCCTGCCCATCTATCTGGACGGCTCCGAACTGGTGCCCGGCGAGCTCTATCGGCAGCTGATCGGCGATGCGGTGGCCATTGTCGCTCGCTCGGTGGACTCCGCGGCCGGCGCCGCGGCCTGGGTCAAGCTGCCAGTGGCAGAGCAGCATGGCTTCGAGGAAGACTGTGCCCTGCTGCCCAACGGCCGCCGCTCGTTCCGGGGCTATCGCATCCTCTCCGAATATTTCGCCTGCCCAGAGCGCTTCCTGTTCGTTCGGCTGCGCGAGCTGGGCAAGGCCTTCGCCGGTTGCCCAGGCGAGTGCGAAGTGGTGCTGCTGTTCAATCGCGCGGCCGGCGCGCTGGCCGGGGCGGTGTCGCCGGCCAATTTCCGGCTCTTCGCCACGCCGGCCATCAACCTGTTCGAAAAGCAGATCGACCGCGTGGCGATCAACGAATTCGACCACGAACACCAGCTGATCGCCGACCGCACCCGGCCGCTCGATTTCGAGGTCTATCGCGTCCTGGACGTCACCGCCTATTCGCAGAAGAACGGCGACGCCCGTCCGGTCGCGCCGCTGCACGCGTTCGGCAGCCTGCTGTACGACTGGAGCGAGGCGCTGTTCTACGTCACGCGCCTGCGCCACCGGCGGCTGTCGACCAAGGAACAGCGCCTGCGCCGCCGCGCCGACTATCTGGGCACCGAAACCTGGATCAGCTTGGTCGCGCCCGGTGAAGCCAAACGGCTGGAAGGCGTCTACGAACTGGGCGTGCGGGCCCTGGTCACCAACCGCGAGTTGGCCGAGAACCTGCGCGTGGGCGGAACCACGGACTTCCGTACCAGCGGCATTCCGGTCAAGGCCGCGACGATCGTCCGCGCTCCCACCAAGCCGCGCCCGCCCATGGGCATCAGCGACGGGGCCTGGCGGGTCATCGGCCACCTGACGCCCAACTACGCCGCCTTCGCGCTCGATAACGACGACGACCCGTCGGTGCTGCGCGACCACCTGGCGCTCTATGGCCGCACCGATGATCCGCATCTGCGCCGCCAGATCGATGGTGTCTTGGCCGTGCGCTCCGAGCCGGTGACGCGGCGCGTGCCCGGCGCCGGCCGCAGCGCCTTTGCCCGCGGCCAACGCCTACGCGTCAAGCTGGACGACGCGCCGTTCGAGAATGGCCGGATGTTCCTGTTCTCGGCGGTGCTGGAGCGGTTTCTCGGCGAATTCGCCACGGTCAACGCCTTCACCGAAAGCGTTTTCGACAGCCCCCAGGAAGGAACCTTCGCGCAATGGCCCCCGAGAATGGGCGAACGTCGCAACATCTAG
- a CDS encoding serine/threonine protein kinase has translation MSDDPADDVAATTGFTQSSLGGRGARRAGRQGILPIGFVLNGIYEVKRFIARGGMGEVYEGVNVNADERVAIKVILPHLAADPKVQALFRKEAKTLISLAHPALVQYRVLAREPRKDLLYIVTDYIDGAPLTQLIGKGPPPATTELVRLTRRLAEGLEAAHSHGAIHRDISPENILLPDGVLNRAKIIDFGIAKSMEIGAQTVVGDGFAGKLGYVAPEQFGDFGRRIGPWTDVYSLGLVALALAGGRAPDMGATLVDAIDRRRAGPDIDAVPATLRPLFARMLSPDPRNRPQTMAELIAALDALDLSNEPSPPQTPSWVPAHDALASDLAADGERTVVHFGSEPPSWLSAEPSAQTAPPIAASPDIPHEAPEDPPQGRTVFAPSPLPESPKAIEPPPPATAPEETPLAEDVVLPSQDQDEDGSKAAPERGQIDDPNREEKVLVETSAPAAPVEDHEDALSPAPPAMDVAYGAGVDAPEPTPSRQEPARTRVRPDGKLIVLGAAAAVVVAGIGFTILSSQNKGQLPAQTASAPAPPASPDVVRAEQAIAAAVPSIPCSWLTVGHGQASDGSTSIQVSGAAGDPAAVNRAVSAAARKAGSTGLQIDSTGLLAADQAACPLLDATRGARDPKAVAAPAVVALQTRFEIDRGLQGCPINGLWAQPVINIAPDPSKNYSLIAIQPSGRLEQFAASREQLDKLAARNPNLYQDLGNGRHRVSMCLSDPGLAGLLMLEGAGPFDLGLRPGAAAKPPRDFAKRLGQLAQSKGWTMQMAWFQLANDQPDQPEIPALDPAALRAQKLAEAAKRAAAVEAAANAAAPVVAAPAPEPEKLPADYVACRRFAGGAWEELGYAPRAACVERVFAGRCDVQTGRSGDIELRRNGGSLQAKTGKGFRKWQNVGKSDCEK, from the coding sequence ATGTCCGACGATCCCGCTGATGACGTGGCCGCGACCACCGGCTTCACCCAGTCTTCCCTGGGTGGGCGCGGCGCGCGAAGAGCTGGGCGGCAGGGCATTCTTCCGATCGGCTTCGTTCTCAACGGCATCTACGAGGTCAAGCGCTTCATCGCCCGCGGTGGCATGGGCGAGGTCTATGAGGGCGTCAACGTCAACGCCGACGAGCGCGTGGCGATCAAGGTCATCCTGCCTCACCTCGCCGCCGACCCCAAGGTCCAGGCCCTGTTTCGCAAGGAGGCCAAGACCCTCATCAGCCTGGCGCACCCGGCGCTGGTCCAGTACCGCGTGCTGGCCCGCGAACCGCGGAAGGACCTGCTCTACATCGTCACCGACTATATCGACGGCGCGCCGCTCACCCAGTTGATCGGCAAGGGTCCGCCGCCCGCCACGACCGAGCTGGTGCGGCTGACGCGACGTCTGGCCGAGGGGCTCGAGGCGGCCCACAGCCACGGCGCTATCCATCGCGACATCTCTCCGGAGAATATCCTACTGCCGGACGGCGTGCTCAATCGCGCCAAGATCATCGACTTCGGCATCGCCAAGAGCATGGAGATTGGCGCCCAGACGGTGGTAGGCGACGGCTTCGCCGGCAAGCTCGGCTACGTCGCCCCAGAACAGTTCGGGGATTTCGGCCGTCGCATCGGCCCCTGGACCGACGTCTACAGCCTCGGCCTCGTGGCCTTGGCCCTGGCCGGTGGCAGGGCGCCGGACATGGGCGCGACCCTGGTCGACGCGATCGATCGTCGCCGGGCCGGGCCCGACATCGACGCGGTGCCAGCGACCTTACGACCCTTGTTCGCGCGGATGTTGAGCCCCGATCCTCGCAATCGTCCGCAGACCATGGCGGAACTGATCGCAGCCCTCGACGCGCTGGACCTGTCGAACGAACCGTCGCCGCCGCAGACGCCGTCCTGGGTTCCCGCCCACGACGCCCTGGCCTCGGATCTGGCGGCTGACGGCGAGCGGACGGTGGTGCATTTCGGCTCCGAGCCGCCCTCGTGGTTGAGCGCCGAACCGTCGGCGCAGACCGCGCCGCCGATCGCCGCCAGTCCCGATATCCCGCATGAGGCGCCGGAAGATCCGCCTCAGGGTCGCACGGTGTTCGCGCCCTCTCCCCTTCCCGAATCGCCCAAGGCGATCGAGCCGCCGCCGCCCGCGACCGCGCCGGAAGAAACTCCGCTCGCCGAGGACGTCGTCCTTCCCTCGCAGGACCAGGACGAGGACGGATCCAAGGCGGCGCCCGAGCGCGGCCAGATCGACGACCCGAACCGCGAGGAAAAGGTCCTGGTCGAGACCTCGGCGCCGGCGGCGCCTGTCGAGGATCACGAGGACGCCCTTTCTCCCGCTCCGCCGGCGATGGATGTCGCCTATGGCGCGGGTGTGGACGCCCCCGAGCCGACGCCCTCGCGCCAAGAGCCCGCGCGGACCCGCGTGCGCCCCGATGGCAAGCTGATCGTGCTGGGCGCGGCGGCGGCCGTGGTCGTCGCGGGGATCGGCTTCACCATCCTGTCGTCGCAAAACAAGGGCCAACTGCCCGCCCAGACCGCTTCGGCCCCGGCGCCGCCCGCTTCGCCCGACGTCGTCCGCGCCGAACAAGCCATCGCCGCCGCCGTGCCGAGCATTCCGTGTTCGTGGCTGACGGTCGGGCACGGCCAGGCCAGCGACGGCTCTACCAGCATCCAGGTTTCGGGCGCGGCTGGCGATCCGGCGGCCGTGAATCGCGCGGTATCTGCGGCCGCTCGAAAGGCCGGCTCGACGGGCCTGCAAATCGATTCCACCGGCTTGCTGGCCGCCGACCAGGCCGCCTGCCCCTTGCTCGACGCCACCCGCGGCGCGCGCGATCCAAAGGCCGTCGCCGCGCCAGCCGTCGTGGCGCTGCAAACGCGCTTTGAGATCGACCGGGGGCTGCAGGGTTGCCCGATCAACGGCCTGTGGGCCCAACCCGTCATCAACATCGCCCCCGACCCGTCGAAGAACTACAGCCTGATCGCGATCCAGCCTTCCGGTCGGCTGGAACAGTTCGCGGCCAGCCGCGAGCAGCTCGACAAGCTCGCCGCCCGCAATCCGAATCTCTACCAAGATCTGGGAAATGGCCGTCACAGGGTCTCGATGTGCCTGAGCGACCCGGGCCTGGCAGGTCTGCTGATGCTCGAAGGCGCTGGCCCGTTCGATCTGGGCCTGCGCCCCGGCGCGGCCGCGAAGCCGCCGCGAGACTTCGCCAAGCGCCTTGGGCAACTTGCCCAGTCGAAAGGTTGGACGATGCAGATGGCGTGGTTCCAGCTCGCCAACGACCAGCCCGATCAGCCTGAGATTCCCGCCCTCGACCCCGCCGCGCTTCGCGCGCAGAAGCTGGCCGAAGCCGCCAAAAGAGCCGCCGCCGTCGAGGCCGCCGCGAACGCCGCCGCGCCCGTCGTGGCCGCGCCGGCGCCCGAGCCGGAGAAGCTTCCCGCCGACTATGTGGCCTGTCGCCGGTTCGCCGGCGGCGCCTGGGAGGAGCTGGGTTATGCGCCGCGCGCGGCCTGCGTCGAGCGCGTGTTCGCCGGGCGCTGCGATGTCCAGACCGGCCGCTCCGGCGACATCGAGCTGCGCCGGAACGGCGGTAGCCTCCAGGCCAAGACCGGCAAGGGCTTCCGCAAGTGGCAGAACGTCGGGAAGTCGGACTGCGAAAAGTAG
- the tssE gene encoding type VI secretion system baseplate subunit TssE, translated as MATRINPTLFDKLVADLDIEGVRDDPKIEAGQVSRASTLRLYPIMKLERFNESALRATVLRELNWILNTTHLGSVQNLKAYPEVATSVLNYGVPDMAGKLLQRGAIQARAREIKEGIRRYEPRIAPRRLDVTAATAASKPNAVTFVIRADVTSAVKALPVEFKTDVEIDTGSATLRE; from the coding sequence ATGGCGACACGGATCAACCCCACCCTGTTCGACAAGCTGGTCGCCGACCTCGACATCGAGGGCGTGCGCGACGATCCCAAGATCGAGGCGGGCCAGGTCAGCCGCGCATCGACCCTGCGGCTCTACCCGATCATGAAGCTGGAGCGCTTCAACGAGTCGGCCCTGCGGGCCACGGTGCTGCGCGAGCTGAACTGGATCCTCAACACCACCCATCTCGGCTCGGTCCAGAACCTGAAGGCGTATCCCGAAGTGGCGACCTCGGTGTTGAACTACGGCGTGCCGGACATGGCCGGAAAGTTGCTGCAGCGCGGCGCGATCCAGGCCCGGGCTCGCGAGATCAAGGAAGGCATCCGCCGCTACGAGCCGCGCATCGCGCCGCGCCGCCTGGATGTCACGGCCGCCACCGCCGCCTCCAAGCCCAACGCCGTCACCTTCGTCATCCGCGCCGACGTCACCAGCGCCGTGAAGGCCCTGCCCGTCGAGTTCAAGACGGACGTTGAGATCGACACCGGCTCAGCGACCCTGCGGGAGTAG